The window CGACGCTTTCTGGCTTGATTTGCGTATTTTTTTGCTTCAATGTATGTCCGTAAGGTCATTTTTTACACCGCGAGTTCTGCCCGCCCGGATGGCCGTCCGAAGGGGCAAGATGGAAGAGGAGCACAGGTTCATGGCGAAGCCTGCACGGATTGCCCGCAAGGCGCGCGGGTGGCACCCCGAAGAGATCAAGGCCGCGATCCGCATGCGCGGGTCGTCGATGGCCGAGCTCTCGCGCCAGCATGGCTACGGGATCAGCGCAGTCCGCCAGGTGCTGCGCCGCCCGTGGCCCGCGATCGAGCGGCTGGTGGCCGATCACCTGGGCGTCGAGCCGCAGGAAATCTGGCCCGACCGCTACGGCGAAGACGGGTTGCCGAACCGTCTGCTGTTCGGGCGGGTGAAGTTTAACCCGGAACGCACAGACTGTCAGCGTAAAAAAGCGGCGGGGGAATGAACATGGCCCCCGACAAGATCATGCACTTTCTGGGCGGTGCCGCGATTGCCGCGATGGTGGCGCTTGGTGCCACCTGGGCCGGGCTGCCCGCTACCACCGCGCTGATGTTGGCGGCGGCTGCCGCCGCGCTGGCCGGGGCCGCCAAGGAGGTGCTGGATGCGCTGGGGTTTGGCCGGGTCGAGTTTGCCGATTTTGCCTGGACCGTGGCCGGGGCGATCCCGGTCGGGGTGCTGTGGCTGGTGATGGGGTGAGGCGCGGCATGGCACATCCCGATTTCAGCACGATGACCCGCGCGGAACTGAGCGCATGGAAGATCGCGATCGACGCCAGCCTTGCCGCCGCAAAGGTGGCCGGTGGTGC is drawn from Candidatus Oleimmundimicrobium sp. and contains these coding sequences:
- a CDS encoding helix-turn-helix transcriptional regulator; the encoded protein is MAKPARIARKARGWHPEEIKAAIRMRGSSMAELSRQHGYGISAVRQVLRRPWPAIERLVADHLGVEPQEIWPDRYGEDGLPNRLLFGRVKFNPERTDCQRKKAAGE